Proteins encoded by one window of Engraulis encrasicolus isolate BLACKSEA-1 chromosome 23, IST_EnEncr_1.0, whole genome shotgun sequence:
- the si:ch73-43g23.1 gene encoding uncharacterized protein si:ch73-43g23.1, with amino-acid sequence MESWVLEGDSYSLISGAPPQPFNLQSRANQVPNRVEIFDITRVCPSVPNVISETTCLCDIFGGEDSDASSLPSSPATALRRAPVAGAGVGEGVRRLEGGAGGTNDSSGSYHTANTSEQRSSDAGDKCEDSKEAVPCTLKSDLKSSGSTAPTDGQGSIKSSQAAESLQSDSVSVPGTVTGLCSKSRDINSSSPAEALQNNASSDSLIYSGGREVNSPELRNTASSPTHKDSAASRGKTQSSQSERSGKSSVQPTLARISEKEEDLSAQDDVRNVEAVIGRKNVCPIPIFSIIPQFRDSPLFFAGQGNTPKLNRVNQVPLYPIIPHLPGNLIAPLLKEEGEDFITQNKSPTVRDIDGQSEATLLSAPQEISGSSDALTASVSEETTTAASAREEPEVDHIETGHTTTSDQLRCSVPLCPIAPYSPIPEEPEVNHIETGPATPSDQLRSSLPSSPTTPCSPIPEEPEENHIETGHTSPLDKVRSSLPSSPVSPCSPIPEEPEENDNETGHTSPSDKQSIPSSPITNIETGHTTPSEQLKGPVASHSPVPETVCSPDPQAVTDPSKSELSSNEPEEVAVACNTTEPSALPERFSPGIREVSHSSESNKEFNNSSSNIEIVDETSVRAESFSSETREVSYSSQLNTESSIYSSNAEIVDESSVLTERFSSESREGLNAYELDTSCNISSSYTEIIEEESSVLTERFSPEARVVLHSPELHTESNISSSSNTVFITKSPELITGSVDPTVVVSSPKEEELPYRHTPEPIVGFTNSPQPPTSSTAYSGDTCSGTEPELTVVLQELEDFSNFSEDLDSFNSPEPELANQFISPERAEICSTPETELASNFASRTPTAEYSSQQSSCLSISPHSTAVANSAELPFVANSPEPKGIHPPFKSTGGASSSQSITVSPEPSVVISPPVPEVYAKLPDNLVIRNSDPILVTITPEPMLTGASAGASPVSSPSDAFKILQSPEPRIISVSPESAFQAAASMFNPDCPSPEIRITYSEEPRTTSSPAENVRMSYSPEARGVSVSPHSVHIASRPTSGRGALTPEMHTGNSGIPSPERTNRTSHRTPNRSPNRTPSPFQSITAPQVMNMPYSIVAFDGRLVEPEELKRLGCSLVQHEAKNTAQSPDRLSIRSPENSSLVADTRNTTPFSELKDICSSPELNPATPEPEPCVSECSLELWSPGSPCAVNDIACFASPEVQSRNLSPEIAAAAHCSSLQSHSTEQRRNSTSPGQMYAGVSPHGLNTSPHSEICHLSPARAKSGTSRSPDVVRDEGQQRSPLPSKSESVSPRVEPDLEDEAQQCTGAPETKQYSHNNQPAKGPSPNSSRQYSSPWQADTKHRKVTETSSESTTHENLSSSTTLAHFETAPELKQEHKQERGGGGWEESERWEPDISERQSVGSSGRAAGQTGLTRSGENPTVTHDVDESGEHDHWPCQDREEYRDREEAEIEGDREGEGEGDEEGEIGHEHKHEGPEQSKASETGEGRRSREAGYRGEQVELSFSARNRRGPASSSSHSQSHSTAPTTTSTRSRAPKPGIPSSSYSEWLVETRQQQQHYQEQQSHSQSHSQTQIRAHALQQQQQQQQQQESKGGAVRRLKSVHNRVHNNNNNPTGSAQGRLPAGYKGENSGSMGSEFDDVDNEVKWLTDQAFSSLSGPQVDYLDMYNSSHRSSTNVSMPSTQDSPGAAAWMSYADLRGSAQGEFDDAVPRQHSYVPPFGDLDPSRRFEMGSFECVDVALESREEVRKGKRTVPKRQIQLKRRDNSGTMEDTDFALDSPSAVRRNKGGLVRQRSTPVSIEEDDMMAEGQEPEPGDRKERMERSPSLEEPSSCKTKIASCLIKNVLSKKMHTNSGTAVRSKDDTSPHEDTNKPLDSITPPPEKEGLRVERASPSQFSDTSVPSVNLSLKEAPSSPKVAPKVPPKPRHYTLPPLPQDVSTSRPEPREHRSSAARRDRTSPLDDPLGGKKIERQRGGKQVANGNPRDKRSSGSRDSANVGVGNTGTAATRASGMPGGMTNRELEQEECHARPENHKQRGGSGSSSSSKSVFMSKTQEIMLKPCTPKVTRKQTSVKVPSSPGLERRTISLSDSEEKAQEDKQFEGSEYSLDAEQMEEDECEISKTKRPMHVVRDVRRLVKNTYSLSFKAAAAATSSSAPSPHDSEPPTPEEPIPLKPAPMQIECKAISNKESKEPQRENDKSARTSLTPVRQESTKSYQPPKASPKIPPRIIELKPSTSEVPIKEANAIARGTDDDTASVTSNQKEEVLSETSGRHPKLGSIPKVPSKDREVSKLVFQPEGSAKGTVPPDAPPSPCLSTAASSHSVSMIMKEKGMQADIGVCEVSVSENTGHSTCKHINRIEVPVQTASVDGTTSTETIRGEGAATIRQSPTASPRLGTGHARPELKPWNSPRLDRRLPKVTFEENRRQGLLSEEVRERSDVASMQVNSVKKAAASPLITRRSQAFTEGKSEGQGNTSTLQKTSKEIELPIQVRSISYDRPKPVLPTKPSCKQPMIEIKSISHDRSKAQTSVDHSQSVEEHTRFEILGAHGETVSKPSPPVHTNKLAVSARSSYRPPPPANKMAAVSSLTQTTAAFESHSNKQLHATAATSTATAATGSAISSFNRPQMPTVSTSKVSGPLGNPGAANMPCTTTAQQQVMQAASSSGSVQTVEPLTVQAPSYTQQLAMSSFANPAHGENVHHFYASDDPPSYDDRESFSPYQLPDLPPRRSNRYHPNSRPPPCSACSANCSSHLPGHGHHPRVSPHARTPPTAPHSPGGSLPYPGVPPQAQVRPHQCRLPGDGQPMSIYKPASPKGPMLNPAQQHQQPPPPSAMYQPHHHPPPNTHPGPMMQSLGDERQPPPPPGQHGDRRGPLHHPPPPQHQQQHQQSQQPPPPQPMAGASGRPYGDHLHSSNMGPMESRPPYLCSPQDLASSYGPEYDDAYGPDGAYGQGPRRVLLDPDTGKYFYIEVPMQPLRKMLFDPETGTYVEVLIPQQALSHSGLYPPPAPPPPPPPPAAPYSSMHGPSMYGPQYLPYPMGPPHPQATHGPPPPRNPEPHVPTTLHQGGMGYGNPGGPVPKSAAELQNQPPPMDPGYLDSMYYIPSGMNASPNSGPSDCYHKPSNMPTSGSRRS; translated from the coding sequence ATGGAAAGCTGGGTCCTGGAGGGGGACAGCTACTCCTTAATAAGCGGCGCCCCCCCTCAGCCCTTCAACCTGCAGAGCAGAGCGAACCAAGTGCCCAATCGAGTGGAGATCTTCGACATCACCCGAGTGTGCCCGAGCGTACCCAACGTGATTTCGGAGACCACCTGCCTCTGCGACATCTTCGGTGGTGAGGACAGTGACGCGAGCTCCCTCCCGAGCAGCCCCGCCACCGCTTTGAGAAGGGCGCCGGTTGCGGGTGCTGGTGTGGGTGAGGGGGTGAGACGTTTGGAAGGCGGTGCAGGTGGCACGAACGATTCATCAGGATCTTATCACACAGCGAACACCTCGGAGCAGCGTTCCAGTGACGCAGGTGATAAATGTGAGGATTCAAAGGAGGCTGTTCCGTGCACACTCAAAAGTGATCTGAAATCGTCTGGATCAACAGCTCCAACAGATGGTCAGGGCTCAATTAAGTCCTCACAAGCAGCTGAGAGTCTTCAATCCGACTCGGTGTCTGTTCCGGGGACAGTCACTGGGCTTTGCTCTAAATCTCGGGACATAAATTCAAGTTCCCCAGCAGAGGCTTTACAGAACAACGCATCCTCTGATTCCTTAATTTATTCCGGTGGCAGAGAGGTGAACTCCCCTGAACTCAGGAACACAGCTTCCTCTCCTACTCACAAAGATAGCGCCGCATCGAGGGGTAAAACACAGTCATCTCAGAGTGAGAGGTCTGGAAAAAGCTCAGTGCAGCCAACCTTAGCACGCATCTCTGAGAAAGAGGAGGATCTCTCAGCACAAGATGACGTTCGAAATGTAGAGGCGGTGATCGGCCGGAAAAACGTTTGTCCAATTCCTATTTTTTCAATCATACCCCAATTTAGAGACAGTCCTTTATTTTTTGCTGGACAAGGGAATACACCGAAATTGAACAGAGTCAATCAAGTGCCTTTGTACCCTATCATACCACACCTGCCTGGTAATCTGATAGCACCCTTACTTAAGGAAGAGGGTGAGGATTTTATTACTCAAAACAAATCACCCACTGTGAGAGACATTGACGGTCAGAGTGAGGCGACATTATTGTCAGCACCTCAGGAGATATCTGGTTCTTCAGACGCTTTGACAGCATCTGTGAGTGAAGAAACCACAACAGCAGCATCCGCTAGGGAGGAGCCTGAGGTAGACCATATTGAAACAGGCCACACCACAACCTCTGACCAACTGAGGTGTAGCGTGCCTTTATGTCCAATAGCCCCATATTCTCCTATACCTGAGGAGCCAGAAGTAAACCATATTGAAACAGGCCCCGCCACTCCTTCAGATCAGCTAAGGAGTAGCCTCCCCTCATCGCCTACAACCCCGTGTTCTCCTATCCCAGAGGAACCAGAGGAAAACCATATTGAAACAGGGCACACCTCCCCTTTGGATAAAGTAAGGAGTagcctcccctcatctcctgtaAGCCCATGTTCTCCTATACCTGAGGAGCCTGAGGAAAATGATAATGAAACAGGCCACACATCCCCTTCAGATAAACAAAGTATCCCATCATCTCCCATAACTAATATTGAAACGGGCCACACAACCCCCTCAGAGCAACTAAAGGGTCCGGTAGCCTCACATTCTCCTGTGCCTGAGACTGTGTGCTCACCTGATCCTCAGGCAGTTACTGATCCATCTAAATCAGAGTTATCTTCTAATGAGCCTGAGGAAGTTGCTGTAGCTTGTAATACTACTGAGCCATCAGCCTTACCTGAGAGGTTCTCCCCTGGGATTAGAGAAGTTTCACATTCATCTGAATCTAACAAAGAATTTAACAATTCTTCCTCTAATATAGAGATAGTTGATGAGACTTCAGTGCGAGCGGAGAGTTTTTCATCGGAAACCAGAGAAGTTTCATATTCATCTCAATTAAACACAGAATCTAGTATTTATTCATCTAATGCTGAGATAGTTGATGAATCTTCAGTCTTAACAGAAAGATTCTCTTCTGAAAGCAGAGAAGGTTTAAATGCATATGAACTTGACACATCATGTAACATTTCCTCATCTTATACTGAAATAATTGAAGAAGAGTCTTCAGTGTTAACGGAAAGGTTCTCACCAGAAGCAAGAGTAGTGTTACATTCACCTGAACTTCACACAGAATCCAACATTTCTTCATCTTCTAATACTGTGTTCATCACCAAATCACCCGAGTTAATCACAGGTTCTGTTGATCCCACAGTAGTTGTTAGTTCACCTAAGGAAGAGGAGTTACCTTACCGCCACACACCTGAGCCTATAGTAGGGTTCACTAATTCACCTCAACCCCCGACATCTTCCACTGCATACTCAGGCGACACTTGTTCAGGAACTGAGCCTGAACTCACAGTCGTTCTACAAGAACTAGAAGATTTCTCAAATTTCTCTGAAGACTTAGACTCTTTTAATTCCCCAGAGCCTGAACTGGCAAATCAATTTATTTCACCTGAACGTGCTGAAATTTGTTCCACACCTGAAACTGAATTGGCTTCAAATTTTGCCTCACGCACGCCCACAGCTGAGTATTCCTCACAACAGTCCTCATGCCTCAGCATCTCACCTCACTCTACTGCAGTGGCAAATTCAGCTGAGCTCCCATTTGTTGCCAATTCACCTGAGCCCAAAGGAATCCATCCTCCATTTAAGTCCACAGGAGGAGCTTCTTCAAGTCAGTCAATCACTGTTTCTCCTGAACCTAGTGTGGTCATCAGTCCACCTGTGCCTGAGGTATACGCAAAATTACCTGATAATTTAGTCATCAGAAACTCTGACCCCATACTGGTAACTATTACACCAGAACCAATGCTAACTGGTGCAAGTGCGGGTGCATCCCCAGTCTCTTCTCCCTCTGACGCGTTCAAAATCCTTCAGTCTCCTGAGCCTAGAATAATATCTGTCTCACCAGAATCTGCATTTCAGGCCGCGGCATCGATGTTCAATCCTGACTGCCCTTCACCGGAAATTCGGATAACATACTCAGAAGAGCCCAGAACAACATCCTCTCCTGCTGAAAACGTGAGAATGAGCTACTCTCCTGAAGCCCGAGGTGTGTCTGTTTCGCCACATTCTGTTCACATCGCCTCACGGCCAACTTCGGGAAGAGGTGCCCTGACACCTGAGATGCACACTGGCAACAGTGGAATCCCATCACCAGAGCGCACCAATAGAACTTCTCACAGAACCCCGAATAGAAGCCCCAATAGAACCCCTTCACCCTTCCAAAGCATAACTGCCCCTCAGGTGATGAATATGCCATACAGCATTGTAGCATTTGATGGCAGGCTTGTAGAGCCAGAGGAACTTAAGCGGTTAGGTTGCAGTTTAGTACAACATGAGGCGAAGAACACGGCCCAATCACCTGACCGCCTCTCTATCAGAAGCCCTGAAAACTCTAGTCTTGTGGCAGACACCAGGAACACAACCCCGTTTTCTGAGCTGAAGGACATTTGTTCGTCGCCTGAGCTAAACCCTGCCACTCCCGAGCCAGAGCCCTGTGTTTCAGAATGTTCCCTGGAATTGTGGTCTCCAGGCTCCCCCTGTGCAGTAAACGACATTGCGTGTTTTGCATCTCCAGAGGTGCAGAGCAGAAATCTGTCACCTGAAATCGCTGCTGCGGCTCATTGTTCATCTTTGCAATCACATTCAACGGAGCAACGAAGGAATTCCACCTCACCTGGACAAATGTACGCTGGCGTATCACCGCATGGCCTAAACACCTCACCACATTCTGAAATATGTCACCTTTCCCCAGCTAGAGCCAAAAGTGGAACCAGTCGATCCCCAGACGTCGTTAGAGATGAAGGACAACAAAGGTCTCCTCTGCCTTCGAAAAGCGAAAGTGTAAGTCCTCGTGTTGAACCTGACTTAGAGGATGAGGCACAACAATGCACAGGTGCACCCGAAACGAAGCAATACAGTCACAACAACCAACCAGCAAAAGGTCCCTCTCCTAATTCCTCCAGACAATACTCATCCCCATGGCAAGCAGACACCAAACATAGAAAAGTTACAGAAACAAGCTCAGAATCAACCACCCATGAAAATCTTTCCAGCTCAACAACATTGGCACATTTCGAAACTGCCCCTGAACTAAAACAGGAGCACAAGCAggagcgtggtggtggtggttgggaagaaagtgagagatgggaaCCAGATATATCAGAGAGACAATCGGTAGGTAGCAGTGGGAGGGCAGCAGGCCAAACGGGATTGACACGCAGTGGGGAAAACCCCACTGTCACCCACGATGTTGACGAGAGTGGAGAGCATGACCACTGGCCATGCCAGGACAGGGAGGAGTATAGGgacagagaagaggcagagatagagggcgacagagagggagagggagagggggacgaAGAGGGGGAGATTGGGCATGAGCACAAGCACGAGGGTCCAGAGCAGAGTAAAGCGTCAGAGacgggggaagggaggaggagccGAGAAGCCGGTTACAGAGGGGAACAGGTTGAGCTGTCATTCAGTGCCAGGAATAGACGAGGGCCTGCCAGCAGTAGCAGCCACAGCCAGAGCCACAGCACagctcccaccaccaccagcactaggAGCAGAGCTCCGAAGCCGGGAATTCCTTCAAGCAGTTATTCAGAGTGGCTTGTCGAAACTCGACAGCAACAGCAACACTACCAAGAGCAGCAGAGTCACAGTCAGAGTCACAGTCAGACACAGATCAGAGCTCACGCtctacaacagcaacagcagcagcagcagcaacaggagaGCAAGGGCGGTGCAGTCAGAAGGCTAAAATCGGTCCACAACAGggtccacaacaacaacaacaaccccacAGGGTCGGCACAGGGCCGCCTCCCCGCAGGCTACAAAGGCGAGAACTCCGGCAGCATGGGCAGTGAATTTGACGATGTTGACAACGAGGTGAAGTGGCTGACAGACCAAGCTTTCAGCAGCCTGTCGGGTCCCCAGGTGGATTATCTGGACATGTACAACTCAAGCCACAGGTCGTCTACCAATGTCTCAATGCCCTCGACGCAGGACAGCCCAGGTGCGGCGGCATGGATGTCCTACGCCGACCTCCGTGGCTCGGCGCAAGGGGAATTTGATGATGCTGTTCCACGTCAGCACTCCTACGTGCCACCATTTGGGGATTTAGATCCATCCAGGCGGTTCGAGATGGGTAGTTTTGAGTGTGTGGATGTGGCTTTGGAGAGCCGTGAGGAGGTCAGGAAAGGGAAAAGGACTGTTCCCAAAAGACAGATTCAGCTCAAGAGACGAGACAACAGTGGAACAATGGAAGACACAGACTTTGCTTTGGATTCTCCATCTGCTGTTAGACGCAACAAGGGTGGTCTAGTGCGACAGCGCAGCACACCTGTGAGCATTGAGGAGGATGACATGATGGCAGAGGGACAAGAGCCTGAACCAGGTGACcgaaaggagaggatggagaggtcaCCTTCCCTGGAGGAGCCATCATCCTGCAAAACAAAAATCGCTTCTTGCCTCATTAAGAATGTGCTGTCGAAGAAAATGCATACAAATTCCGGCACAGCTGTACGTAGCAAAGATGACACAAGTCCACATGAAGACACAAACAAACCTTTGGACAGCATAACCCCACCTCCTGAGAAGGAAGGCTTGAGAGTCGAACGTGCCAGCCCCAGCCAATTTTCTGACACCAGTGTGCCATCTGTGAACCTATCTCTCAAGGAGGCTCCGAGTTCACCCAAAGTGGCGCCCAAGGTTCCTCCAAAGCCACGGCACTACACTCTGCCTCCCCTTCCTCAGGATGTGTCCACATCAAGGCCCGAACCACGGGAACACAGAAGCTCAGCAGCCAGGAGAGATAGAACCAGTCCTTTGGATGACCCTTTAGGGGGCAAGAAAATTGAGAGGCAGAGGGGTGGAAAGCAGGTGGCTAACGGTAATCCCAGAGACAAACGCAGTAGCGGCAGCCGTGACTCAGCGAATGTCGGTGTCGGGAACACGGGCACAGCTGCCACCCGAGCCTCGGGCATGCCAGGCGGAATGACAAAcagggagctggagcaggaggaaTGCCACGCGAGACCGGAAAATCATAAACAACGcggtggcagcggcagcagcagcagcagcaagagtgTGTTCATGTCCAAAACACAAGAAATAATGCTGAAGCCTTGCACGCCCAAAGTGACAAGAAAACAAACCTCTGTGAAAGTGCCTTCGTCTCCTGGTCTGGAGAGAAGAACTATTAGTCTCAGTGACAGTGAGGAAAAAGCGCAAGAAGACAAACAATTTGAGGGGTCTGAATATAGTTTAGACGCAGAGCAGATGGAGGAAGATGAATGTGAAATTAGCAAAACAAAGAGACCTATGCATGTAGTGAGAGACGTGAGAAGGCTTGTTAAAAATACATATAGTCTTTCTTtcaaagctgctgctgctgctacctcgAGTTCTGCTCCCTCGCCACATGACAGTGAGCCACCAACTCCAGAGGAACCGATACCCCTCAAACCTGCCCCAATGCAGATTGAGTGCAAAGCGATCAGCAATAAGGAAAGCAAAGAGCCGCAGCGAGAAAATGACAAGTCTGCACGCACATCACTGACCCCTGTACGTCAGGAGTCTACAAAATCATATCAGCCACCCAAAGCATCACCTAAGATTCCTCCAAGGATAATTGAACTCAAGCCATCTACTTCAGAGGTGCCAATCAAAGAAGCCAACGCTATTGCCAGGGGAACAGATGATGACACTGCTTCAGTCACATCCAATCAAAAGGAGGAGGTCTTGTCTGAAACGTCCGGTCGACACCCAAAACTGGGAAGTATACCCAAAGTGCCAAGCAAGGACAGGGAGGTGTCAAAACTTGTATTCCAGCCAGAGGGCTCGGCGAAAGGCACTGTGCCCCCAGATGCCCCTCCCTCCCCTTGCTTATCGACTGCAGCCAGCAGCCACTCCGTGTCAATGATTATGAAGGAAAAGGGAATGCAGGCTGACATCGGGGTATGTGAGGTCAGCGTCAGCGAGAACACTGGCCACAGCACTTGTAAGCACATCAACAGGATCGAGGTGCCCGTGCAGACAGCCTCGGTGGATGGCACCACATCGACAGAGACAATCAGAGGAGAGGGAGCGGCAACCATCCGTCAGTCTCCCACCGCCTCTCCCAGACTCGGCACAGGTCATGCTAGGCCTGAACTCAAGCCCTGGAACTCTCCGAGGCTGGATAGGAGACTACCCAAGGTCACATTTGAAGAGAATCGTAGACAGGGACTGCTGTCTGAGGAGGTGCGAGAAAGGTCTGACGTAGCATCTATGCAGGTTAATAGTGTCAAGAAGGCAGCAGCTTCACCACTGATAACCCGGAGAAGCCAAGCTTTCACAGAGGGGAAGTCAGAGGGTCAAGGGAATACGTCCACACTGCAGAAAACGTCTAAAGAGATAGAGTTACCTATACAGGTTAGGTCCATATCGTACGACAGGCCTAAGCCAGTGCTCCCTACCAAACCAAGCTGCAAACAGCCCATGATAGAAATAAAATCGATCTCGCACGACCGATCAAAAGCACAAACTTCAGTGGATCACAGTCAGAGTGTGGAGGAGCACACAAGGTTTGAAATACTAGGTGCTCACGGTGAAACGGTGTCAAAACCATCACCACCAGTCCACACGAATAAACTAGCAGTGTCTGCTCGATCAAGCTACAGGCCTCCTCCTCCCGctaacaaaatggccgccgtgtCCAGCCTGACTCAGACAACAGCTGCCTTTGAATCCCACAGCAACAAGCAGCTACATGCCACGGCTGCTACCTCTACCGCTACAGCTGCTACTGGCTCTGCCATCTCATCATTCAACAGACCTCAGATGCCAACTGTCTCCACATCAAAGGTCTCAGGCCCATTAGGTAACCCAGGCGCTGCCAACATGCCATGTACCACCACTGCCCAGCAACAGGTGATGCAAGCCGCCAGCTCCAGCGGCTCCGTGCAAACCGTGGAGCCACTCACAGTCCAGGCCCCCAGCTACACCCAGCAACTAGCCATGAGCTCATTCGCCAATCCGGCCCACGGCGAGAACGTTCATCATTTCTACGCGTCGGACGATCCACCGAGCTACGACGACCGGGAGAGTTTCAGCCCGTATCAGCTGCCGGACTTGCCTCCGCGTCGCTCGAACAGGTAccatccaaactcccgtcctccaccaTGCAGCGCTTGCAGCGCGAACTGCTCCTCTCACCTGCCTGGACACGGGCATCATCCCCGGGTCAgtccgcacgcccgcacgcccccAACGGCTCCACACTCCCCTGGAGGCTCTCTGCCCTACCCCGGGGTCCCTCCTCAAGCACAGGTGCGTCCTCACCAGTGCAGGCTACCTGGAGACGGTCAGCCCATGAGCATCTACAAACCAGCCTCGCCAAAAGGCCCCATGCTGAATCCTgcccagcagcatcagcagccacCACCGCCCTCGGCCATGTATCAGCCTCATCATCACCCACCCCCAAACACCCATCCAGGGCCTATGATGCAGTCGCTAGGAGACGAGcgccagcctcctcctcctcccgggcAACACGGGGACCGCCGTGGACCGCTCCATCACCCGCCTCCACCTCAGCATCAGCAACAGCATCAGCAGTCGCAGCAGCCCCCACCTCCACAGCCAATGGCAGGGGCTAGCGGCAGACCTTACGGCGACCACCTCCATTCCTCCAACATGGGCCCCATGGAGTCCAGACCCCCATACCTGTGCAGCCCGCAAGATCTTGCCTCGTCGTACGGACCAGAGTATGACGATGCATACGGGCCTGATGGCGCGTACGGGCAGGGTCCTCGACGCGTGCTTCTAGACCCCGACACAGGGAAGTACTTCTACATCGAAGTACCCATGCAGCCACTGAGGAAGATGCTGTTCGATCCGGAGACGGGGACATACGTGGAGGTGCTCATCCCACAACAGGCTCTATCGCACTCGGGCCTGTacccccctcctgcccctccaccacctcctcctccacctgctgcaCCCTACTCCTCCATGCACGGTCCAAGCATGTACGGCCCTCAGTACCTCCCTTACCCCATGGGCCCACCACACCCCCAGGCCACCCacggtcctcctcctccccgaaATCCCGAACCCCACGTGCCCACCACGTTACACCAGGGCGGCATGGGCTACGGCAACCCGGGAGGCCCAGTACCGAAGTCTGCGGCGGAGCTGCAGAACCAGCCACCTCCTATGGATCCGGGATACCTGGACAGCATGTATTATATTCCCTCGGGAATGAACGCCAGCCCAAACAGTGGCCCCTCAGACTGCTATCACAAGCCCTCAAACATGCCTACGTCGGGGAGTAGAAGGTCTTGA